GATTGGTAAACAGTCCCAGGGCCCACATCGATTTGGTCAGCGAACGGCAGTTGAAGAGATAAAATATTTCAACCATCACAAAAACATTAACGGCGACTGTCCGTGCAGCGGCATCACTCAAACCTTGCCCGAGTGCCCATTCAAAGGAACCAAATGCGCCGACCAGCATGATAAAGCCTACGATACAGATTCGTATAATCAGGACTTTATCAAGAATGGGGATTTTCGGATTGCGGGGTGGCCGACGCATGATACCCGGTTCTTTGGGCTCAAAAGCCAGCATCAGTCCCAGGAGCACGGCAGTGGTCATGTTGATCCACAGGATCTGGACCGGAAGCAAGGGTAAGGTCACCCCTGCGAAGATCGCTGCAAGGATTACGAGCCCTTCACCCATATTCGTGGGCAGCGTCCAGACGATGAATTTCGTGAGATTATCAAACACACCGCGACCTTCCTCCACAGCAGCTTCGATCGTAGCGAAGTTATCGTCAGTCAGAATCATGTCGGCGGCTTCCTTGGCAACTTCTGTCCCTCCCACGCCCATCGCCACACCAATGTCTGCCTGCTTCAGAGCAGGGGCATCATTTACTCCATCCCCAGTCATGGCCACAATGTGACCATTGGTCTGTAACGCCTTGACGAGGCGAAGCTTCTGCTCAGGTGTGGCACGCGCAAAAACACTGACGTTTTCAGCGATGTCAATCAATTCCTGGTCGCTTTTTTCAGCCAGATCCTGGCTGGTCATTACCAGTGGAGCTTGTTCTGTCTCAATTTCGGTCCCATTGAGGCCGATTTTTGTGGCAATTGCCCGGGCCGTGACCGGGTGGTCACCTGTAATCATCTTGATGCGAATACCTGCGTTCTGACATGTCCGTACGGCATCAATCGCCTCCGGCCGTGGTGGATCAATCATGCCCTGTAGTCCCAGAAAGGTGAGATTGGTGATATCACTATGATCGATCTCATTACTCTCGGCTGCTAGCTCTCCTCGCGCAAACGCTAATACCCGGAGTCCTTGTGAAGCCATCTCCTCGAGATGTGACTGGATCACGTCCGAATCCAGAGATGCAGGCTGGTCTTTCGTGTCTAAAGCCAGATTGCATTTGTCGAGGATAACTTCGACTGCTCCTTTCACGTAGACGGGACATGTATCACCAGACTCGTCGTTGTGGAGTGTCGCCATGTATTGATATTGCGATTCAAACGGAATTGAATCGAGCCGCAGCCAACGTTGTTGAACTTGCCATTCGTCTAACCCGGCTTTTCTTGCCGAAACGAGCAGAGCTCCCTCAGTAGGATCACCGTTGACATCCCAGTGAGTTTCCTTCTGCATGAGTGTTGAATCATTGCACAACAAACCTGCCTGCAGACATTGGCGTGCGGCAGCATTATCTGCCAAAGCGACGCCAGACTTGGGATCGAACATGCCGTCGGGACAATAGCCGCTTCCCGATAATTCATATTTCTGGCCTGCAGCGTAGACCTCTCTCACCGTCATTTGATTAACAGTCAATGTGCCCGTTTTGTCAGAGCAGATTGTAGTGGTACTTCCCAGTGTTTCAACAGCGGGTAGCTTTCGGATGATCGCGCGACGGCGTGCCATGCGCGAAACACCAATGGCCAACGTAATTGTTACAGCAGCTGGCAATCCCTCCGGAATCGCCCCGACGGCCAATGCGACCGCTGCCATGAACATGTCAAAGCTCGTTTGGCCCCGCATGACACCAACAGCAAACGTGAGGGCTGCCAATGCCAGGATCACGATCAGCAACAGGCGACTGAATGCGGAGATCTTGCGTGTCAGAGGCGTTTCCAGGACGTCTGCCGTGGACACCAAAGTGCTGATTCGCCCGACTTCAGTTTTTTCGCCTGTAGCAACGACAATTCCCCGACCCTGTCCATATGTAACAAGAGTTGTGGAATACGCCAGGTTTCGTCGCTCAGCGAGGGGAGTGTTAGCGGGTAGCGTCTCAGCAGCCTTGGGCACCGGCGCTGATTCACCTGTCAGCGTTGATTCGTCGATCTGCAGGTCACGACTGCGCATCAGTCGCAGATCGGCTGGAACCTTATCGCCGGA
The Gimesia sp. genome window above contains:
- a CDS encoding cation-transporting P-type ATPase — protein: MEILFEKHLHQLDAEEIITLLDSDPQKGLDRFEVESRRERFGPNAIPVRDGHSPLITFLLQFHQPLIYILLVASGITAALNEWIDAGVIFTVVLVNATIGFLQESKAAKALEALSKMTVTEARVLRSGEIHLIPSVELVPGDIILLQSGDKVPADLRLMRSRDLQIDESTLTGESAPVPKAAETLPANTPLAERRNLAYSTTLVTYGQGRGIVVATGEKTEVGRISTLVSTADVLETPLTRKISAFSRLLLIVILALAALTFAVGVMRGQTSFDMFMAAVALAVGAIPEGLPAAVTITLAIGVSRMARRRAIIRKLPAVETLGSTTTICSDKTGTLTVNQMTVREVYAAGQKYELSGSGYCPDGMFDPKSGVALADNAAARQCLQAGLLCNDSTLMQKETHWDVNGDPTEGALLVSARKAGLDEWQVQQRWLRLDSIPFESQYQYMATLHNDESGDTCPVYVKGAVEVILDKCNLALDTKDQPASLDSDVIQSHLEEMASQGLRVLAFARGELAAESNEIDHSDITNLTFLGLQGMIDPPRPEAIDAVRTCQNAGIRIKMITGDHPVTARAIATKIGLNGTEIETEQAPLVMTSQDLAEKSDQELIDIAENVSVFARATPEQKLRLVKALQTNGHIVAMTGDGVNDAPALKQADIGVAMGVGGTEVAKEAADMILTDDNFATIEAAVEEGRGVFDNLTKFIVWTLPTNMGEGLVILAAIFAGVTLPLLPVQILWINMTTAVLLGLMLAFEPKEPGIMRRPPRNPKIPILDKVLIIRICIVGFIMLVGAFGSFEWALGQGLSDAAARTVAVNVFVMVEIFYLFNCRSLTKSMWALGLFTNRWIVVGVATMMALQLAFTYLPLMNYLFHTAPIGWDAWWRILLTGVGAYVIVGFEKWLRRKWAQRRSMQPNQNT